GCTTTGCCACGAATGCTGGAAGCGCAGGCGAGAAGTACCGCCAGATCCGAACCTGTTTCGGTGATTTTCAAACCACCGACAATATTGACATAAACATCCTGGCCGGAGGTTTGCACACCACCATGCCGATGCATGACTGCAAGGAGCATATTTAGACGGTTCTGATCCAAACCAAGCGCTACGCGTCTTGGTTGGCCATGTGCATCATCGACCAATGCCTGAACTTCAACCAGAAGCGGGCGCGTACCTTCACGGCTGATCATCACAATCGAGCCGGGAATGGCTTCATCATAACGGCTTAAAAAGATGGCTGAAGGATTGGAAACTTCGCGTAGACCTTTATCGGTCATGCCGAACACACCGAGTTCATTGACTGCACCAAAACGGTTTTTGACCGCTCGAATCATCCGGTAACGTGAATCCGATTGGCCTTCAAAATACAGCACACAGTCGACCATATGTTCCAGTACGCGCGGACCTGCCAAGGCGCCTTCTTTGGTCACATGACCGACCAAGAATAAAGATGTACCGCTATTTTTGGCAAAACGGGTCAGCAGAGCCGCTGATTCACGAATCTGTGAGACACCACCCGGTGCAGATTGTAGGGTCTCGGTATACAGGGTTTGGATCGAGTCCAAAATGGCCACCGCAGGACGTTGCTGGGCCAGCACTTCACAAATACGTTCGACACAGGTTTCTGCCATGACTTTGAGCTGATCGGTCGGCAGATCCAGACGCTGGGCACGTAAAGCCACCTGAGACAAGGATTCCTCACCGGTCACATACAGGGCTGGATTTTTGGCAGATGCCATGTGCGTGGCTGTTTGTAGCAAAATAGTCGATTTACCAATCCCGGGATCACCGCCGATCAAGACCACCGAACCGGTCACCAGTCCGCCACCCAAGACCCGGTCAAATTCGCTGATCCCCGTCGGCAGACGGGTTTCATGAGAGACTGAAACCTGATTTAAAGTCGTGATGCTGGACGCCTGGCCTGCATATCCACCACCGATTTTTGGCTGGGCGCGATGCGTCACTGCCGGTGCAATGGTCACCTCAACCAGGCTGTTCCATTCCCCGCATTCAGAACACTGCCCCGACCATTTTGGATGATCGGCACCACACTGTTCACAACGATACACACTTTTTGCTTTAGCCATATTTGAAGATGTAGCGATTGAAATTGAGTGACAGCATAGCGGTGAATGCTATAGAAAACCAAGCCTTTCACCTGAAAAATCATAGTTTTTACGACAAGGCTTGTCGTTTTTATTTATGCTGATTTGAATGCTATGCGTCAACGCCGTCTATAATGCCCATCTTGTTATGCTGGAATGGAACAGATCTTGTCACAATTGCTGAAACATATTGATGCGATCGCACGTGAAAAAAACCGTGATGTGCTGTTTGTGCATTTTGATCATTATGTACATCCAGATCGGGACGCAAACTCGGTTCGCCAGATTTTGATCGGCTGGCTAGAGCAACAGGGCATTGTCTATATGCCGTGTTTAGGTGTGGATCAAACCGTCCATAGTGAAATCTACCTGGGTGGTCTTTATCTGGATGTACCTTTTGATCTGCAGCATAAAGCCTACCAAAAACTGAGTGAGTATCTGGAAGATGATCAGGGCAATATGAAAATTGACGGGATTCTGTTTTTTGTTCTTTCTTTGGCTCTGGCGCTTGAACTCGAGTCTGATAGCAAAGTACCACAATGGGGTGGTTTGCGTTGCTAAATTTTCATAATGAAAAATGGAAAAGATTAAGCAGAAAAAGCCACGATTGACGTGGCTCTTTACTATTTAAGTTGAGTAATTAAATAGCTTATCAATTAATAAAGTTCACCAGATTTACGTCTTGCAATAAAGTCTTTCGATTCCTTGGCAATCACTCCGGATAAAAGCAATAGTGCAATTAAGTTTGGAACCGCCATGAGCCCATTAAAGGTATCGGCGAAGAGCCAAACCAGATCAAGGGTCGCCACACAGCCAATAAATACCGAAGCGATATAAATAATGCGATAGGGCAGCACAAACTTCTCACCGAGCAAATAAGTGGCACATTTCTCGCCATAGTAGCTCCAACCCAAGATGGTGGAATAAGCAAAGAAAATAATCCCGAGGGTCACAATCCAGCCGCCGATCCCAGGCAACAGTTTGTCAAACGCGCTGATGGTCAATACTGCGCCGGTCTGGTCACCGAATGAGTTGCCGGCCATGATATAACCCATCACCAGTACAATACCGGTAATCGAACAGACGATAATCGTATCAATAAAGGTACCAGTCATAGACACCAGACCTTGACGCGCCGGATGATCGGTTTTCGCTGCTGCGGCCGCAATCGGTGCAGAACCCATACCGGCTTCGTTGGAGAATACTCCACGCGCTACACCATAACGAATCGCTGCGCCAATCGCACCACCTACAGCAGCCTCACCGGTAAAGGCATAGGTAAAGATCATTTTCAGGGCTGGAGCGACTAACTCCAGATTGTTGATGATAATCGTCACTCCCCCTGCAACATAGCCCAGGGCCATAACTGGAACAATTACTGAAGAAGCGCGAGAAATGGTTTGAATTCCGCCGAGAATCACCAGTGCTGAAAAGGCGGTAATGACGATACCGGTCATCCAGGTTTCGATGCCCAAGCTGTTTTCAACCGCCAGTGCTACAGTATTCGACTGTACTGAACTGCCGATTCCAAAAGAAGCCAGTGTCCCGAACAAGGCAAAAATCAGTGCCAGCCATTTCCATTTCAGACCACGCTCGATGTAGTACATCGGACCACCCGACATTTCACCTTTTTCATTTTTGACTCGGTATTTGACTGCCAGAACACCTTCGCCATATTTGGTGGCCATACCAAACAGGGCGGTCATCCACATCCAGAACACGGCGCCCGGACCCCCGAGGACACAGGCAGTGGCTACGCCGGCAATGTTACCGGTACCAATCGTGGCAGAGAGTGCGGTCATCAATGAAGCAAATTGGGAAATATCACCTGAATGGTCAGGGTGCTTGCCAAAGACCTGTTTGAAGGCTAGGGGCAACATGCGGAACTGCCAGAACAATAAACGGAAGGTAAGGAAAATCCCGGTACCGACAATCAGTACCAGCATATAAGGGCCCCAGACCCAGCCGCTTAAAGTTTCCATTAAACTTTGTAAATTTTGCATAAAATTCTTCTTATTGATCCATGTCTGTGTAGTTCGAGGTATTGCTTAAAAAGCAATTGCTATGCCAGATGCATTCATCCTAAATGCATAAATTGGCTGAATAGTATTTTATTTTTTACACAGTTTTAAAAATTTGACAAGAAATTACTGGAATCTTTCAGGTCAAAAATAAAGCAAAAATGTAACTGGAGAGCGATATAAGAAAAATAAATTAACTTCTTCAATTAATCAGGAAATACAAATGATGCAAATTTTATTTTTGTATTCAGCATTTTTTACGTTAATTTGTCGCGAGTAAAACTCAAAGTTGTAATTAATAATGTCAGAAAAATATAACAATTCATCGGCAGAGCACGGTGAATTAAAGCGGAGTTTGTCCAATCGGCACCTACAGTTAATTGCCATTGGGGGCGCCATCGGAACCGGCCTGTTTATGGGTTCGGGTAAAACCATCAGTCTCGCAGGTCCTTCGATTCTGGTGATCTATATGATCATCGGTTTTATGGTCTTTCTGGTGATGCGTGCATTGGGGGAATTGTTACTTTCCAATTTGCAATATAAATCATTTATTGATTTTGCCACGGATCTGAT
The nucleotide sequence above comes from Acinetobacter lwoffii. Encoded proteins:
- a CDS encoding alanine/glycine:cation symporter family protein, translating into MQNLQSLMETLSGWVWGPYMLVLIVGTGIFLTFRLLFWQFRMLPLAFKQVFGKHPDHSGDISQFASLMTALSATIGTGNIAGVATACVLGGPGAVFWMWMTALFGMATKYGEGVLAVKYRVKNEKGEMSGGPMYYIERGLKWKWLALIFALFGTLASFGIGSSVQSNTVALAVENSLGIETWMTGIVITAFSALVILGGIQTISRASSVIVPVMALGYVAGGVTIIINNLELVAPALKMIFTYAFTGEAAVGGAIGAAIRYGVARGVFSNEAGMGSAPIAAAAAKTDHPARQGLVSMTGTFIDTIIVCSITGIVLVMGYIMAGNSFGDQTGAVLTISAFDKLLPGIGGWIVTLGIIFFAYSTILGWSYYGEKCATYLLGEKFVLPYRIIYIASVFIGCVATLDLVWLFADTFNGLMAVPNLIALLLLSGVIAKESKDFIARRKSGELY
- the radA gene encoding DNA repair protein RadA, with protein sequence MAKAKSVYRCEQCGADHPKWSGQCSECGEWNSLVEVTIAPAVTHRAQPKIGGGYAGQASSITTLNQVSVSHETRLPTGISEFDRVLGGGLVTGSVVLIGGDPGIGKSTILLQTATHMASAKNPALYVTGEESLSQVALRAQRLDLPTDQLKVMAETCVERICEVLAQQRPAVAILDSIQTLYTETLQSAPGGVSQIRESAALLTRFAKNSGTSLFLVGHVTKEGALAGPRVLEHMVDCVLYFEGQSDSRYRMIRAVKNRFGAVNELGVFGMTDKGLREVSNPSAIFLSRYDEAIPGSIVMISREGTRPLLVEVQALVDDAHGQPRRVALGLDQNRLNMLLAVMHRHGGVQTSGQDVYVNIVGGLKITETGSDLAVLLACASSIRGKALPQQLAVFGEVGLSGEIRPVPNGQERLKEAIKHGFKYIIVPRGNAPQKSIEGVQIIAVARLHEALSEAMALSDELN